One Mycobacterium sp. SMC-4 DNA window includes the following coding sequences:
- a CDS encoding DMT family transporter yields the protein MSALRTALSGPRADTDQFRSGLLFAVGSALAFGCSGPFGKSLMVAGWSPTAAVTARLAGGALLMALFATVAHPGWLREARRHLGVIVAYGLVPIAGAQLFYFNAVSHLSVGVALLLEYTAPVLVIAWLWVTTRQRPSAMTLYGGVLAIAGIMLVLGVVGPNGFTATQINLVGVGWGMAAAVCAACYFLMSDRAGSRQPDQPALHPITLAAGGLAVGAATVAAVGLTGVLPLTFTSSATVIAGVTTSPVVPVIALALIPTAIAYTLGIVGIARLRPRFASLVGLSEVMFAVLAAWLLLGEAVTTAQAIGGAIVLLGLALARYGDRRVRGPEAVGQPHPS from the coding sequence ATGTCTGCGTTGCGCACCGCGCTGTCGGGACCACGCGCCGACACCGACCAGTTTCGGTCCGGTCTGCTCTTCGCGGTGGGTTCGGCCCTCGCGTTCGGCTGTTCGGGGCCGTTCGGCAAGTCCCTGATGGTCGCGGGGTGGAGCCCGACCGCCGCGGTCACCGCCCGGCTGGCAGGCGGTGCGCTGCTGATGGCGCTGTTCGCCACCGTTGCCCATCCGGGCTGGCTGCGGGAGGCCCGTCGGCACCTGGGCGTGATCGTCGCCTACGGCCTGGTGCCGATCGCCGGCGCGCAGCTGTTCTACTTCAACGCCGTCTCCCACCTGTCGGTCGGTGTTGCACTGCTGCTCGAGTACACCGCTCCGGTCCTGGTGATCGCGTGGCTGTGGGTCACGACCCGGCAGCGCCCGAGCGCGATGACGCTCTACGGAGGCGTGCTGGCGATCGCGGGCATCATGCTGGTGCTCGGGGTGGTCGGGCCGAACGGTTTCACCGCGACCCAGATCAACCTGGTCGGGGTGGGGTGGGGTATGGCCGCAGCGGTATGCGCGGCCTGCTACTTCCTGATGTCCGACCGCGCCGGTTCGCGCCAGCCCGACCAGCCGGCGCTCCATCCGATCACGCTGGCCGCCGGCGGCCTGGCGGTCGGCGCCGCGACGGTTGCCGCGGTGGGCCTGACCGGGGTGCTGCCGCTGACATTCACCTCCTCCGCGACAGTCATCGCCGGGGTGACCACCTCACCGGTGGTCCCGGTGATCGCGCTGGCCCTGATCCCGACCGCGATCGCCTACACGCTGGGCATCGTCGGGATCGCCCGACTGCGGCCGCGGTTCGCGTCGCTGGTGGGGCTCTCCGAGGTGATGTTCGCGGTGCTGGCGGCCTGGCTTTTGCTCGGTGAGGCAGTCACGACCGCACAAGCGATCGGCGGCGCGATCGTGCTGCTCGGCCTGGCCCTGGCCCGCTACGGTGACCGCCGGGTCCGGGGACCCGAAGCCGTCGGCCAACCGCATCCGTCATGA
- a CDS encoding CGNR zinc finger domain-containing protein: MLFSHDTELTLRAIGELVNSDRVAGEDLADLSALDAYLDRHGWTGRRDHDEAELAAVRQLRERLGRIWSATDDEVRVVDQVNALLSDTRAAPWLTRHPEMPEWHLHLASVHDPLWQRMGAEMAMALADVIRAGELRRLKQCAAPDCSAVLIDLSRNRSGKFCDTGNCGNRQHVAAYRQRRAKK, encoded by the coding sequence TTGCTTTTCAGTCATGACACGGAGCTCACTCTGCGGGCCATCGGTGAGCTGGTGAACAGTGACCGGGTCGCCGGCGAAGACCTTGCCGACCTGTCCGCCCTCGACGCCTACCTGGACCGGCACGGATGGACGGGTCGCCGCGACCACGACGAGGCCGAGCTTGCCGCGGTGCGGCAATTGCGCGAACGGCTGGGTCGAATCTGGTCCGCGACCGACGATGAGGTCCGGGTGGTCGATCAGGTCAATGCGCTGCTGTCGGACACCCGGGCGGCGCCGTGGCTGACCCGCCACCCGGAAATGCCCGAGTGGCATCTGCACCTGGCCTCGGTGCACGATCCGCTGTGGCAGCGCATGGGCGCCGAGATGGCGATGGCGCTGGCCGATGTGATCCGCGCCGGCGAACTGCGTCGCCTCAAGCAGTGCGCGGCCCCGGACTGTTCGGCCGTGCTGATCGATTTGTCCCGTAACCGGTCCGGCAAGTTCTGCGATACCGGCAACTGTGGCAACCGCCAGCATGTCGCCGCCTACCGGCAACGTCGCGCCAAGAAGTGA
- the eccB gene encoding type VII secretion protein EccB: MTGQATRLQVSGHRFSIRRMQHALVRADVRMIDDPLRAQQLSLASGTAVAVVAVALCAVLTMLRPGDDVGGAPVVVVAQTGALYVTVQTTVHPVPNLASARLITGFTGAPKTVSQRAIDNATRGPALGIPGAPGHLGQPSVPTESDWTVCDDEQGHTTVIAGSAQDLADEPRSNVLVALRGNPAATYLLHDGWRSRVDLRHPAVLRALELDRAIPQPVSSTVLASLPEAPQIAPPRIPAAGASGPSVLGGLRVGAVFAVPATAGGQDHYVVLSDGVQRIGQVVADLIRYTDPDAGHQIPVLAPDVVGGLPVRTSLAVATFPERAGAEPAPVVCTRWRPDGAVGTSHSTVVPAASLPSGRPPQRLVQADGAGPAVDAVAIPAGRHIFVRSSGLTGVGQQGGPLFLVTDTGMVFGVGDHDAAARLGLTEPAVPAPWPILATLPRGPELTRHAASVVRDAAP; the protein is encoded by the coding sequence ATGACTGGACAAGCCACACGCCTGCAGGTCAGCGGGCACCGGTTCTCGATCCGTCGGATGCAGCATGCGTTGGTCCGCGCGGACGTCCGGATGATCGATGATCCGCTTCGTGCACAACAGCTTTCGCTGGCATCCGGAACCGCCGTGGCGGTGGTCGCGGTCGCGTTGTGCGCAGTGTTGACGATGCTGCGCCCCGGCGACGACGTCGGCGGCGCGCCGGTCGTGGTCGTCGCCCAGACCGGCGCGTTGTACGTCACGGTGCAGACCACGGTGCACCCGGTGCCCAATCTGGCCTCAGCTCGCCTGATCACCGGTTTCACCGGCGCTCCGAAGACAGTGTCGCAACGGGCCATCGACAACGCCACCCGTGGCCCGGCGCTCGGCATCCCCGGTGCGCCCGGACATCTCGGCCAGCCATCGGTGCCGACGGAGTCCGACTGGACGGTCTGCGACGACGAGCAGGGTCACACCACCGTGATCGCCGGCTCAGCACAGGACCTCGCCGACGAACCGCGCAGCAACGTGCTGGTCGCGCTGCGGGGCAATCCGGCGGCGACCTATCTGCTGCACGACGGTTGGCGATCCCGGGTCGACCTGCGTCATCCCGCGGTGTTGCGGGCACTCGAACTCGATCGGGCGATCCCGCAGCCGGTGTCATCGACTGTGCTGGCCTCGCTGCCGGAGGCACCGCAGATCGCACCGCCACGAATCCCGGCTGCCGGTGCATCCGGCCCCTCGGTGTTGGGCGGCCTGCGAGTGGGAGCGGTGTTCGCGGTGCCTGCCACCGCCGGCGGCCAGGATCACTACGTCGTGCTGTCCGACGGGGTGCAGCGCATCGGCCAGGTCGTGGCGGACCTCATCCGCTACACCGATCCGGACGCCGGCCACCAGATCCCGGTGTTGGCTCCCGATGTCGTCGGGGGACTTCCGGTGCGCACCAGCCTGGCGGTTGCGACCTTTCCCGAGCGCGCTGGTGCCGAACCTGCTCCGGTGGTCTGCACCCGGTGGCGCCCCGACGGCGCCGTCGGCACCTCCCACAGCACGGTCGTGCCGGCCGCCTCCCTGCCGTCGGGGCGGCCGCCGCAGCGGCTGGTCCAGGCCGACGGAGCGGGTCCAGCCGTCGATGCCGTCGCGATTCCCGCCGGACGCCACATCTTCGTACGCAGTTCGGGTCTCACCGGGGTCGGCCAGCAGGGCGGCCCGCTGTTTCTGGTCACCGACACCGGTATGGTGTTCGGCGTCGGCGACCACGATGCCGCCGCTCGGTTGGGGTTGACCGAGCCCGCCGTCCCGGCGCCCTGGCCGATTCTCGCGACGCTACCCCGCGGACCTGAATTGACCCGTCACGCAGCATCAGTCGTCCGTGACGCGGCCCCGTAG
- the mycP gene encoding type VII secretion-associated serine protease mycosin has product MATAPTAAAVSPPPVDDTLLPPAAAPAPPAPTMRHDDCVADRPGAGALDRAPAWDAASVWALTRGAGQTVAVIDTGVAPHRRLPNLIPGGDFVSTQDGTADCDGHGTAVAGIIAARPDSDTPPGFTGIAPDVAILAIRQSSNKFRVSDDRSQSGVGDVDTLAAAVRTAADLGAGVINVSSVACQSVDADLDDRALGAALAYAVDVKNVVVVSAAGNVGGPGQCPDANPRDAANAADVAVVVSPAWYDDYVLTVGSVGADGHASPFSLAGPWVDVAAPGEDVVSLAAAADGLVDRSPQDTALSGTSYAAPVVSAVAALVRARFPELTARQVMARIEETALHPTGGWNPVVGHGVVDILAAVSGPTATSNTRLSPMTRPTLPPPPQAVSTPGHDRSAVSAVLICLSLVGGVGVVAAALGRLRGRVTDD; this is encoded by the coding sequence ACACCCTGCTCCCGCCGGCGGCCGCGCCCGCACCGCCGGCACCCACGATGCGACACGATGACTGCGTGGCCGACCGGCCCGGTGCCGGTGCGCTCGACCGGGCTCCGGCATGGGACGCCGCGAGCGTGTGGGCGCTGACTCGCGGCGCCGGTCAGACGGTCGCGGTCATCGACACCGGTGTGGCGCCACACCGACGTCTGCCCAACCTGATCCCTGGCGGGGACTTCGTATCGACCCAGGACGGTACCGCCGACTGCGACGGCCATGGCACAGCTGTTGCCGGCATCATCGCGGCGCGCCCCGACAGCGACACCCCGCCGGGCTTCACCGGCATTGCACCCGATGTGGCGATTCTGGCAATTCGCCAGTCGAGCAACAAGTTCCGGGTTTCCGACGATCGGAGCCAGTCCGGGGTCGGCGATGTCGACACGCTGGCCGCGGCAGTTCGAACCGCCGCCGATCTCGGCGCCGGGGTCATCAACGTCTCTTCGGTGGCCTGCCAGTCCGTCGACGCCGACCTCGACGACCGCGCGCTGGGCGCAGCGCTGGCCTATGCCGTGGACGTCAAGAACGTCGTCGTCGTCAGTGCGGCCGGCAACGTCGGCGGGCCCGGCCAGTGTCCGGATGCCAACCCACGCGATGCCGCGAACGCTGCCGACGTCGCGGTGGTGGTCAGCCCGGCCTGGTATGACGATTACGTCCTGACCGTCGGCTCGGTCGGGGCCGATGGGCACGCGTCACCGTTCAGCCTTGCCGGGCCGTGGGTCGACGTGGCCGCTCCGGGTGAGGACGTGGTGTCGCTGGCGGCGGCCGCGGACGGGTTGGTCGACCGCTCACCACAGGACACCGCACTGTCCGGAACCAGTTATGCCGCACCGGTGGTCAGTGCCGTCGCAGCACTGGTCCGTGCCCGATTCCCGGAATTGACGGCGCGGCAGGTGATGGCACGTATCGAGGAGACCGCACTGCATCCGACCGGCGGGTGGAATCCCGTCGTGGGCCACGGTGTCGTCGACATCCTGGCCGCGGTATCCGGACCCACCGCCACCAGCAACACCCGGCTCAGCCCGATGACCCGTCCGACGTTGCCGCCACCACCGCAGGCTGTGTCGACGCCGGGGCATGATCGGTCCGCGGTCAGCGCCGTGCTGATCTGCTTGAGTCTGGTCGGCGGGGTCGGTGTGGTCGCGGCCGCACTCGGCCGGCTACGGGGCCGCGTCACGGACGACTGA